GATGTCTTCAAGCATTCGAAACTTGAAGGTCGAACTTAACAGCTTGAAAGACGAAAATGAAGaggttcttcaagagaaatACGATCTCGAACTGAAGATCTTGTTAATGTCCAAAGACCTTCTGAAGGTCGAAGAACTCAAATCCAAAATTGAGCAATTGCAGTCTGAACTAGCTACGAGGGCCGAGAAAGAGGATAGTCTCTTGGTTTTGTTGGGAGAAAAGGAAGAACGGGTAGACGAGCTTCTAAATGATGTACTGGACTTAAAGGACTTATGCAAGCTTCAAGTGCAACAAATGATCGAAGTGCAAGAAAAGTATCAACAGTAATAAAtagattttgcagccgcaTCGCGAAAAAaactttcaaaaacttttcagTTTCTCTGCTCATCATCAACGATGTCTCAAGAATATTTTATAAATCTAATACAACTGGACAACCGTAATGAAGTCCAGATTTTCGATACGAATGGATTCACATTGATAAATTCGGTAAACTTTGGAAATTCCCGTCTACTCAAGGCCATTTGGGTGAAAGGTATCGAATCTCAAGACGAGCTCATCGGCTTGATCACCACATCAAACACATTTGAATTGCTCCATATCTCCCCAATAATAGGCATAACCGAAAGAGCAACCATAGAACAGACAAACGTGACAGACATATGTTATTTCCAGGACTCTCTATATGCCTGTTTTGATGGTGGAATCATCAATTTAACCTCCCAGAAGATATCCAAGCTCAACAAGCCAATAAAGCAGATTGTGGCGGGAGACAAAATCTACGCTAGCGATGGCAGTAAGGTCTACGAGTTCAACCGCGGGAAATTGAAGCAAATCAAAGAGTTCGACGATGTGAAGTCCATGAAATACGTGGATGGTTTAGTCGTCTTTACTAGCGAAGGAGCGGTGATCAATGACCAATTAGCAAAGGCTGTCACGAACATCGCCAGTGTCAACGACCAGGTGTTCTTGTTCCGTGGAAATACTGTAATTGTGAACGagattgaaatcaaaactGCAAAGAACCATTTTGTGGACGTTATTCATGGAGAAGATGGCTATAGGTTCATCTATAAAACAGGAAGCTCAGTCAATTCCAAGAACCTAGAGTTGAGATCCCAAACTGTTgacttctcttcttccaatggAACCCACCGAATTTCATCGAGTGAACTAGACATCGATTTGGATGCCTTAATGCCCCAAATTCACAACCTTTCATCAGAGGTGCTCATaaagaaaatcaacaagctTACAGACACACAATCTCGGGCCCAGctcttggagttgatcGAAACAAACGATGATGAGGCCAATATAAAGACTACCATTAGCAAATTATCCAAAGACACCCAGCTAGTCCTCATGACCGCCATTATTTCCCGGATTTCCAAGAACCCCATCGAGTCGATAAGCTTATCTCTTTGGTTCAAACACCTTGTCCTTGTCGACAGCAGTGTTCTCGGACAAATCAGCCATACCAAGTTGGCGACTGCATCCAAGAGACTCGCGGGATCTTTACAGTTATTGCCGGAGTTGCTCTCTATCAAAGGTAAACTCAATCTCATGAGCACGCAGCAGGAGTTCAAAGCGATGAGATTTGAGCCCGAAGCATTTGaaaaccaccaagaagatgagagtttggtgattgTCAACGGGGAAAacgatgacgatgactCGGTTGTGGAGGCTCTTCCCGCGGGAGACGACGACaatgacgacgacgacgagTTTTAGTATATACCAGTTATAACGCTATGTACTCACAATAAGCATATTTCGTGAAATGCCGCGATGAGAAAAAAAGTGCAAACTTCTAATGTCTACTGAATCGCCTGCTCCTACTGATAAGTGGTATATCTCATATGAGATCATTCACAAGTTGTGCCAGAAGGCTGCCAACGAGATCAAGGCCCAGGGTAAGCCAGTGGACCTAATTATCgccattggtggtggagggTTCATTCCTGCTCGGATTTTAAGATCGTTCATCAGAGAGCCCAACGGGAAGAATATTCCGATCCAGGCCATTGGCTTGTCGCTTTATGAGCAGTTGGGTGACAAGCCCACCGAATCCATCGGCAAGGAGGTTGTCAGAACCCAGTGGCTTGACTTTGGAAACCTTAACCAGCATTTTGACTCGTTGATTGGTAAAAACATCATtattgtggatgaagtCGACGATTCTCGTACCACTTTGCACTACGCATTGTCAGAGTTGCAGAAGGACGTGGCAGAGATGCAGAAGCAGTTGGGTCGGGAGAGCGAGGAGACGACGTTTCAAATTTTCGTGTTACACAATAAGTTGAAGCCCAAGCGGGCCGAACTCCCAGCTGAATTGTTTGAACAAAACCACTATCTCGTGGGGGAGAATGTGGAAGACCGGTGGATTGCATATCCTTGGGATGCCATGGACATTGACGAGCATACCGACCGGGCCCGCAAACAGGGAAACATATAGACTTTGTGGATATAGTAACTAGAGAATAGGATAGTCGCCAGAGCAACAGTAATAGTGAAAGTACTGGTAGTATATTGACACCAGTCATATTGATACCGGCCATATTGATACCAACACCATTGTGTCTCTCGCTCGTCATCTCTCCCTAACAGATTCGCAGCGACAAAAAAACCAACCACCATGAACTCTTCCATAGACGACCaattgatcttggagtATTTCAAGGGTACGTTGGTCCTGGACCCCCACATACGTCGGGAGTCAGAACTACAGTTGGCCAAGCTACATCGATTACCCGGGTTCTTGGAAAGTTGtgtcaaaatcatcaactcccACAATGGTCCCATCGAGTACCCGGTTCCCAAAGAAACACAAGTAGCCTGTGCCGTTTACTTTAAAAATACCATCAACCGATATTGGGGCTCCGGGGAAATAGCATTGGCAGATAAACCGTTCATTAAATCCAATTTCCCCCAAATTATGATCGATTCCAACTATAATATCAAGCAACAGTTGCTTCCCACTCTCCGGATTTTGATTCAAAGTGAGCTCCACGACTGGATGGACTTACTCCAAACCGTCAACGCATTGTTGGGAGATTCTTTTAACATGGACAGCATCAACAACGAAGTTGAGTTGAATAAGGTGTACACGGGCATGCTTTGTCT
The sequence above is drawn from the Yamadazyma tenuis chromosome 3, complete sequence genome and encodes:
- the XPT1 gene encoding Xanthine phosphoribosyltransferase 1 (COG:F; EggNog:ENOG503P10X) — translated: MSTESPAPTDKWYISYEIIHKLCQKAANEIKAQGKPVDLIIAIGGGGFIPARILRSFIREPNGKNIPIQAIGLSLYEQLGDKPTESIGKEVVRTQWLDFGNLNQHFDSLIGKNIIIVDEVDDSRTTLHYALSELQKDVAEMQKQLGRESEETTFQIFVLHNKLKPKRAELPAELFEQNHYLVGENVEDRWIAYPWDAMDIDEHTDRARKQGNI